A region from the Leopardus geoffroyi isolate Oge1 chromosome C2, O.geoffroyi_Oge1_pat1.0, whole genome shotgun sequence genome encodes:
- the EOMES gene encoding eomesodermin homolog isoform X2: MQLGEQLLVSTVNLPGAHFYPLESARGGGSGSAGHLPGAAPSPQRLDLDKAPKKFPGSLSCETGSGEPTAASAGAPAAMLSDADAGDAFASAAAVAKPGPPDGRKGSPCGEEELPSAAAAAAAAAAAAAAAAATARYSMDSLSSERYYLQSPGPQGSELAAPCSLFPYQAAAGAPHGSVYPAPNGARYPYGSMLPPGGFPAAVCPPGRAQFGPGAGASSGAGGGGGGGGGGGGAGGPGAYQYSQGAPLYGPYPGAAAAGSCGGLGGLGVPGSGFRAHVYLCNRPLWLKFHRHQTEMIITKQGRRMFPFLSFNINGLNPTAHYNVFVEVVLADPNHWRFQGGKWVTCGKADNNMQGNKMYVHPESPNTGSHWMRQEISFGKLKLTNNKGANNNNTQMIVLQSLHKYQPRLHIVEVTEDGVEDLNEPSKTQTFTFSETQFIAVTAYQNTDITQLKIDHNPFAKGFRDNYDSSHQIVPGGRYGVQSFFPEPFVNTLPQARYYNGERTVPQTNGLLSPQQSEEVANPPQRWLVTPVQQPGTNKLDIGSYESEYTSSTLLPYGIKSLPLQTSHALGYYPDPTFPAMAGWGGRGSYQRKMAAGLPWTSRTSPPVFSEDQLSKEKVKEEISSSWIETPPSIKSLDSNDSGVYTSACKRRRLSPSTSSNENSPSIKCEDINAEEYSKDTSKGMGGYYAFYTTP; encoded by the exons ATGCAGTTAGGGGAGCAGCTCTTGGTGAGCACGGTGAACCTGCCCGGCGCTCACTTCTACCCGCTAGAGAGCGCGAGAGGCGGAGGCAGCGGGAGCGCAGGCCACCTCCCTGGCGCGGCCCCCTCGCCTCAGAGGCTGGACTTAGACAAAGCGCCCAAGAAGTTCCCCGGCAGCCTCTCGTGCGAGACTGGGAGCGGGGAACCCACAGCAGCCAGCGCGGGGGCCCCCGCGGCCATGCTCAGTGACGCCGACGCCGGGGACGCCTTCGCCAGCGCCGCGGCAGTGGCCAAGCCCGGGCCCCCGGACGGCCGCAAGGGCTCCCCCTGCGGGGAGGAAGAGCTGCcctctgccgccgccgccgccgccgccgccgccgcggccgccgccgccgccgccgccaccgcgcGCTACTCCATGGACAGCCTGAGCTCGGAGCGCTACTACCTCCAGTCCCCCGGGCCTCAGGGCTCCGAACTGGCCGCGCCCTGCTCGCTCTTCCCCTACCAGGCGGCGGCCGGGGCGCCCCACGGATCTGTGTACCCTGCTCCCAACGGGGCGCGCTACCCCTACGGCTCCATGCTGCCCCCCGGCGGCTTCCCCGCGGCTGTGTGCCCACCTGGGAGGGCGCAGTTCGGCCCGGGAGCCGGCGCGAGTAgtggcgcgggcggcggcggcggcggcggtggcggcggcggcggggcgggcggcccGGGCGCCTATCAGTACAGCCAGGGGGCTCCGCTCTATGGGCCGTACCCTGGGGCGGCAGCTGCGGGTTCCTGCGGAGGactgggggggttgggggttcCTGGTTCCGGCTTCCGTGCCCACGTCTACCTGTGCAACCGGCCTCTGTGGCTCAAGTTCCACCGCCACCAAACCGAGATGATCATTACGAAACAGGGCAG GCGCATGTTTCCTTTCTTGAGCTTCAACATAAACGGACTCAATCCCACTGCCCACTACAACGTGTTCGTAGAGGTGGTGCTGGCGGACCCGAATCACTGGCGATTCCAGGGGGGCAAGTGGGTGACCTGTGGCAAAGCGGACAATAACATGCagg gCAACAAAATGTATGTTCACCCAGAGTCTCCTAATACTGGTTCCCACTGGATGAGACAGGAGATTTCTTTTGGGAAATTAAAACTCACCAATAACAAAGgcgcaaacaacaacaacacccag ATGATAGTCTTACAGTCTTTGCACAAGTACCAACCCCGGCTGCACATTGTTGAAGTTACAGAGGATGGTGTGGAGGACTTGAATGAGCCCTCAAAGACTCAGACCTTTACCTTCTCGGAAACACAGTTCATTGCGGTGACTGCCTACCAGAACACTGAC ATAACTCAACTAAAGATTGACCATAACCCCTTTGCAAAAGGCTTCAGGGACAACTATGATTC ATCCCATCAGATTGTCCCTGGAGGTCGGTACGGCGTTCAGTCCTTCTTCCCGGAGCCCTTTGTCAACACTTTACCTCAAGCCCGATATTATAATGGCGAGAGAACCGTGCCACAGACCAACGGCCTCCTTTCACCCCAACAGAGCGAAGAGGTGGCCAACCCTCCCCAGCGGTGGCTTGTCACGCCTGTCCAGCAACCTGGGACCAACAAACTAGACATCGGTTCCTATGAGTCTGAATATACTTCCAGCACCTTGCTCCCATATGGTATTAAATCCTTGCCCCTCCAGACGTCCCACGCCCTGGGGTATTACCCTGACCCAACCTTCCCTGCCATGGCAGGGTGGGGAGGTCGAGGTTCTTATCAGAGGAAGATGGCCGCTGGACTCCCATGGACCTCCAGAACCAGCCCCCCTGTGTTCTCCGAAGATCAGCTCTCCAAGGagaaagtcaaagaagaaattagctCTTCCTGGATAGAGACACCCCCTTCCATCAAGTCTCTCGATTCCAATGATTCTGGGGTATACACCAGTGCTTGTAAACGAAGGCGGCTGTCTCCTAGCACCTCTAGCAATGAAAATTCTCCCTCCATAAAGTGTGAGGACATTAACGCCGAAGAGTACAGCAAAGACACCTCAAAAGGCATGGGGGGGTATTATGCTTTTTACACCACTCCCTAA
- the EOMES gene encoding eomesodermin homolog isoform X1 produces MQLGEQLLVSTVNLPGAHFYPLESARGGGSGSAGHLPGAAPSPQRLDLDKAPKKFPGSLSCETGSGEPTAASAGAPAAMLSDADAGDAFASAAAVAKPGPPDGRKGSPCGEEELPSAAAAAAAAAAAAAAAAATARYSMDSLSSERYYLQSPGPQGSELAAPCSLFPYQAAAGAPHGSVYPAPNGARYPYGSMLPPGGFPAAVCPPGRAQFGPGAGASSGAGGGGGGGGGGGGAGGPGAYQYSQGAPLYGPYPGAAAAGSCGGLGGLGVPGSGFRAHVYLCNRPLWLKFHRHQTEMIITKQGRRMFPFLSFNINGLNPTAHYNVFVEVVLADPNHWRFQGGKWVTCGKADNNMQGNKMYVHPESPNTGSHWMRQEISFGKLKLTNNKGANNNNTQMIVLQSLHKYQPRLHIVEVTEDGVEDLNEPSKTQTFTFSETQFIAVTAYQNTDITQLKIDHNPFAKGFRDNYDSMYTASENDRLTPSPTDSPRSHQIVPGGRYGVQSFFPEPFVNTLPQARYYNGERTVPQTNGLLSPQQSEEVANPPQRWLVTPVQQPGTNKLDIGSYESEYTSSTLLPYGIKSLPLQTSHALGYYPDPTFPAMAGWGGRGSYQRKMAAGLPWTSRTSPPVFSEDQLSKEKVKEEISSSWIETPPSIKSLDSNDSGVYTSACKRRRLSPSTSSNENSPSIKCEDINAEEYSKDTSKGMGGYYAFYTTP; encoded by the exons ATGCAGTTAGGGGAGCAGCTCTTGGTGAGCACGGTGAACCTGCCCGGCGCTCACTTCTACCCGCTAGAGAGCGCGAGAGGCGGAGGCAGCGGGAGCGCAGGCCACCTCCCTGGCGCGGCCCCCTCGCCTCAGAGGCTGGACTTAGACAAAGCGCCCAAGAAGTTCCCCGGCAGCCTCTCGTGCGAGACTGGGAGCGGGGAACCCACAGCAGCCAGCGCGGGGGCCCCCGCGGCCATGCTCAGTGACGCCGACGCCGGGGACGCCTTCGCCAGCGCCGCGGCAGTGGCCAAGCCCGGGCCCCCGGACGGCCGCAAGGGCTCCCCCTGCGGGGAGGAAGAGCTGCcctctgccgccgccgccgccgccgccgccgccgcggccgccgccgccgccgccgccaccgcgcGCTACTCCATGGACAGCCTGAGCTCGGAGCGCTACTACCTCCAGTCCCCCGGGCCTCAGGGCTCCGAACTGGCCGCGCCCTGCTCGCTCTTCCCCTACCAGGCGGCGGCCGGGGCGCCCCACGGATCTGTGTACCCTGCTCCCAACGGGGCGCGCTACCCCTACGGCTCCATGCTGCCCCCCGGCGGCTTCCCCGCGGCTGTGTGCCCACCTGGGAGGGCGCAGTTCGGCCCGGGAGCCGGCGCGAGTAgtggcgcgggcggcggcggcggcggcggtggcggcggcggcggggcgggcggcccGGGCGCCTATCAGTACAGCCAGGGGGCTCCGCTCTATGGGCCGTACCCTGGGGCGGCAGCTGCGGGTTCCTGCGGAGGactgggggggttgggggttcCTGGTTCCGGCTTCCGTGCCCACGTCTACCTGTGCAACCGGCCTCTGTGGCTCAAGTTCCACCGCCACCAAACCGAGATGATCATTACGAAACAGGGCAG GCGCATGTTTCCTTTCTTGAGCTTCAACATAAACGGACTCAATCCCACTGCCCACTACAACGTGTTCGTAGAGGTGGTGCTGGCGGACCCGAATCACTGGCGATTCCAGGGGGGCAAGTGGGTGACCTGTGGCAAAGCGGACAATAACATGCagg gCAACAAAATGTATGTTCACCCAGAGTCTCCTAATACTGGTTCCCACTGGATGAGACAGGAGATTTCTTTTGGGAAATTAAAACTCACCAATAACAAAGgcgcaaacaacaacaacacccag ATGATAGTCTTACAGTCTTTGCACAAGTACCAACCCCGGCTGCACATTGTTGAAGTTACAGAGGATGGTGTGGAGGACTTGAATGAGCCCTCAAAGACTCAGACCTTTACCTTCTCGGAAACACAGTTCATTGCGGTGACTGCCTACCAGAACACTGAC ATAACTCAACTAAAGATTGACCATAACCCCTTTGCAAAAGGCTTCAGGGACAACTATGATTC CATGTACACCGCTTCCGAAAATGACAGGTTAACTCCATCTCCCACGGATTCTCCTAGATCCCATCAGATTGTCCCTGGAGGTCGGTACGGCGTTCAGTCCTTCTTCCCGGAGCCCTTTGTCAACACTTTACCTCAAGCCCGATATTATAATGGCGAGAGAACCGTGCCACAGACCAACGGCCTCCTTTCACCCCAACAGAGCGAAGAGGTGGCCAACCCTCCCCAGCGGTGGCTTGTCACGCCTGTCCAGCAACCTGGGACCAACAAACTAGACATCGGTTCCTATGAGTCTGAATATACTTCCAGCACCTTGCTCCCATATGGTATTAAATCCTTGCCCCTCCAGACGTCCCACGCCCTGGGGTATTACCCTGACCCAACCTTCCCTGCCATGGCAGGGTGGGGAGGTCGAGGTTCTTATCAGAGGAAGATGGCCGCTGGACTCCCATGGACCTCCAGAACCAGCCCCCCTGTGTTCTCCGAAGATCAGCTCTCCAAGGagaaagtcaaagaagaaattagctCTTCCTGGATAGAGACACCCCCTTCCATCAAGTCTCTCGATTCCAATGATTCTGGGGTATACACCAGTGCTTGTAAACGAAGGCGGCTGTCTCCTAGCACCTCTAGCAATGAAAATTCTCCCTCCATAAAGTGTGAGGACATTAACGCCGAAGAGTACAGCAAAGACACCTCAAAAGGCATGGGGGGGTATTATGCTTTTTACACCACTCCCTAA